A genomic region of Oenanthe melanoleuca isolate GR-GAL-2019-014 chromosome 25, OMel1.0, whole genome shotgun sequence contains the following coding sequences:
- the LOC130262703 gene encoding LOW QUALITY PROTEIN: deleted in malignant brain tumors 1 protein-like (The sequence of the model RefSeq protein was modified relative to this genomic sequence to represent the inferred CDS: deleted 1 base in 1 codon), translating into MAAPGARGDSRCELTWRLLGLLYLGGVLSAGEPEEGQVRLAGGPHRCAGRVEVFHAGRWGTVCDDAWDLADAQVSCRQVRCGPALWAPGAAQFGRGSGVIWLDETRCSGSEAHLADCPARTWGRNNCYHGEDAGAVCAGVPDSLQPEPPHLRLAGGGHRCQGRVELLHLDRWAGVCGRTWGQREAQVVCRYLGCGTPVAAPPGDAPGDTPGDAPGGAPGGAPGDAPGDAPGQVWLEQVSCEGTERNLSQCKAGPWQEHTCAQGGVANVTCSGAALATPPQVRLADGPHRCAGRVEVSHLGRWGTVCDDTWGFAAAAVVCRYLGCGQVIAAPPRARFGPGSGPVWLDGLTCTGEEGALSECRHKGWGVHTCEHSEDAGVVCAGSGLADLTHLRLAEGPHRCAGRVQVQHEGRWGGVCGLTWALPAADVTCRYLGCGPALRAGQVSVGTEELTWVESLRCNGSEGNLLECQVKVWGAPHCPHATVTCAQPGEALPPSNATLAPSGAATPHPGEALTPPGVSPGEATPHTGEPEEGQVRLAGGPHRCAGRVEVFHAGRWGTVCDDAWDLADAQVSCRQVRCGPALWAPGAARFGEGAGPIWLDGLRCAGTEAHLAECPARPWGQHTCNHVEDASAICADSGLSGAPQVRLSGAPDRCAGRVEVLHEHLWGTVCDDTWGLRQAQVVCAHLGCGRALEAPGAARYGRGSGPIWLDDVTCRGDEPDLFRCDHRTWGDHNCHHGEDAGVVCAGNSSSGEVRLVAGPHLCAGRVEVLHEGRWGTVCERGWDLRDAQVVCRQVGCGRALEAPGRAWFGRGSGQVWLSDLTCAGSEQHLGQCPGPTWGSNTCGHSEDAGVVCAAHPFSPSPAHPSPAHPSPVPPEPSEPFQVRLVDGPHRCAGRVEVSHLGRWGTVCDDTWDLSAARVTCRHLGCGPALSAPGRARFGRGRGPVWLDQVRCSGEELTLDRCERQGWGEHDCDHGEDAGVVCAGADPPQVRLRDGPGPCAGQVQVQLNHTWLQVCGLTWGLPEAQVLCRQLGCGPALSAPVGPHLPGQPHLAGLTCDGSESQLPECFGEWAGPSTCTGGVAQVRCAMPKGVAPPCTYLVALLVLMMSLSGALLWLTLRARCVPAHLGTPRAPSSIYLPRRASPGETQVLQLKDDAP; encoded by the exons ATGGCGGCTCCAGGTGCGCGCGGGGACTCCAGGTGCGAACTCACCTGGcgcctcctggggctgctgtaCCTGGGCG GTGTGCTGAGTGCAG GTGAGCCCGAGGAGGGCCAGGTGCGCCTGGCCGGGGGCCcgcacaggtgcgcggggcgCGTCGAGGTGTTCCACGCGGGCAGGTGGGGCACGGTGTGCGACGACGCCTGGGACCTGGCGGACGCGCAGGTGAGCTGCCGCCAGGTGCGCTGCGGCCCCGCCCTGTGGGCGCCAGGTGCGGCGCAGTTCGGGCGCGGCTCAGGTGTGATCTGGCTGGACGAGACGCGCTGCAGCGGCAGCGAGGCGCACCTGGCCGACTGCCCCGCCCGCACCTGGGGCCGCAACAACTGCTACCACGGGGAGGACGCGGGGGCCGTGTGCGCAG GTGTTCCAGACTCGCTGCAGCCGGAGCCGCCTCACCTGCGCTTGGCCGGGGGCGGGCACCGCTGCCAGGGAAgggtggagctgctgcacctgGACAGGTGGGCCGGGGTCTGCGGGCGCACCTGGGGCCAGCGCGAGGCTCAGGTGGTCTGCAGGTACCTGGGCTGTGGGACCCCCGTGGCTGCCCCACCTGGGGAcgcacctggggacacacctggggacgCACCTGGGGGCGCACCTGGGGGCGCACCTGGGGACGCACCTGGGGACGCACCTGGGCAGgtgtggctggagcaggtgagctGTGAAGGCACCGAGAGAAACCTGAGCCAGTGCAAGGCGGggccctggcaggagcacacCTGTGCCCAGGGGGGCGTGGCCAACGTGACGTGCTCAG GCGCGGCGCTGGCCACGCCCCCCCAGGTGCGCCTGGCGGACGGGCCGCACAGGTGCGCCGGCCGCGTGGAGGTgtctcacctgggcaggtgggGCACGGTGTGCGACGACACCTGGGGCTTCGCGGCGGCCGCGGTGGTGTGCAGGTACCTGGGCTGCGGCCAGGTGAtcgcggccccgccccgcgcgcgcTTCGGGCCCGGCAGCGGCCCCGTGTGGCTGGACGGGctcacctgcacaggtgaggaGGGCGCGCTGTCCGAGTGCCGCCACAAGGGGTGGGGCGTGCACACCTGCGAGCACAGCGAGGACGCCGGAGTGGTGTGCGCAG GTTCGGGCCTGGCTGACCTAACTCACCTGCGCCTGGCCGAGGGCCCGCACAGGTGTGCCGGGCGTGTCCAGGTGCAGCACgaggggcgctgg gggggggTCTGCGGCCTCACCTGGGCCCTGCCCGCCGCTGACGTCACCTGCCGCTACCTGGGCTGCGGCCCCGCCCTCCGGGCCGGCCAGGTGAGCGTGGGGACGGAGGAGCTCACCTGGGTGGAGTCGCTCAGGTGTAACGGCAGCGAGGGGAACCTGCTGGAGTGCCAGGTGAAGGTGTGGGGCGCCCCCCACTGCCCCCACGCCACCGTCACCTGCGCGCAGCCAG GTGAAGCCCTGCCCCCCTCGAATGCGACCCTGGCACCCTCAG GTGCGGCCACGCCACACCCAGGTGAGGCCCTGACACCCCCAG GTGTGTCACCAGGCGAAGCCACGCCACACACAG GTGAGCCCGAGGAGGGCCAGGTGCGCCTGGCCGGGGGCCcgcacaggtgcgcggggcgCGTCGAGGTGTTCCACGCGGGCAGGTGGGGCACGGTGTGCGACGACGCCTGGGACCTGGCGGACGCGCAGGTGAGCTGCCGCCAGGTGCGCTGCGGCCCCGCCCTGTGGGCGCCAGGTGCGGCGCGCTtcggggagggggcggggccgaTCTGGCTGGACGGGCTCAGGTGCGCGGGAACCGAGGCTCACCTGGCCGAGTGCCCCGCCCGGCCCTGGGGGCAGCACACCTGTAACCACGTGGAGGACGCCAGCGCCATCTGCGCAG ACTCGGGGCTGTCGGGGGCGCCCCAGGTGCGTCTCTCAGGTGCGCCCGACAGGTGCGCGGGGCGCGTGGAGGTGCTGCACGAGCACCTGTGGGGCACCGTGTGCGACGACACCTGGGGGCTGCGGCAGGCGCAGGTGGTGTGCGCTCACCTGGGCTGCGGCCGCGCCCTGGAGGCGCCAGGTGCGGCCAGGTACGGGCGGGGCTCGGGGCCCATCTGGCTCGATGACGTCACCTGCAGGGGGGACGAGCCCGACCTGTTCAGGTGCGACCACCGCACCTGGGGGGACCACAACTGCCACCACGGGGAGGACGCAGGTGTGGTGTGTGCAG GTAACTCCAGCTCAGGTGAGGTGCGGCTGGTGGCTGGGCCGCACCTGTGCGCAGGTAGGGTGGAGGTGCTGCACGAGGGGCGCTGGGGGACGGTGTGTGAGCGCGGCTGGGACCTGAGAGACGCACAG GTAGTGTGCCGCCAGGTGGGCTGCGGCCGGGCGCTGGAGGCTCCGGGCAGGGCGTGGTTCGGGCGGGGCTCAGGACAGGTGTGGCTGAGCGACCTCACCTGTGCAGGCAGCgagcagcacctggggcagtgccccGGCCCCACCTGGGGCAGCAACACCTGCGGGCACAGCGAGGACGCGGGGGTCGTGTGCGCAG cccatcccTTCTCACCCTCACCTGCCCACCCCTCACCTGCCcacccctcacctgtcccaccgGAGCCCTCGGAGCCCTTCCAGGTGCGCCTGGTGGACGGGCCGCACAGGTGCGCCGGCCGCGTGGAGGTGTCGCACCTGGGCAGGTGGGGCACGGTGTGCGACGACACCTGGGACCTGAGCGCCGCCCGCGTCACCTGCCGGCACCTGGGCTGCGGCCCCGCCCTGAGCGCACCTGGGCGCGCGCGCTTCgggcgcggccgcggccccgtCTGGCTGGACCAGGTGCGCTGCTCAGGTGAGGAGCTCACCTTGGACAGGTGCGAgcggcagggctggggagagcacGACTGCGACCACGGGGAGGACGCGGGCGTGGTGTGTGCAG GTGCCGACCCCCCCCAGGTGCGGCTGCGGGACGGCCCCGGGCCCTGCGCGGGGCAGGTGCAGgtgcagctgaaccacacctggCTGCAGGTGTGCGGCCTCACCTGGGGGCTGCCCGAGGCGCAggtgctgtgcaggcagctgggctgcGGCCCTGCCCTCAGCGCACCTGTGGGGCCGCACCTGCCGGGGCAGCCGCACCTGGCCGGGCTCACCTGCGACGGCTCCGAGTCGCAGCTCCCAGAGTGCTTCGGGGAGTGGGCGGGGCccagcacctgcacaggtgGGGTCGCCCAGGTGCGCTGCGCCATGCCCAAAG gtgtgGCCCCCCCTTGCACCTACCTGGTGGCGCTGCTGGTGCTGATGATGTCACTGAGcggggctctgctctggctcacCTTGCGGgccaggtgtgtcccag ctcacctgggcaccccGAGGGCCCCCAGCTCCATTTACCTGCCCAGGAGAGCCTCACCTGGTGAGactcaggtgctgcagctgaaggacGACGCCCCCTGA
- the LOC130262742 gene encoding zinc finger protein 497-like isoform X2, with amino-acid sequence MEELQDPPFSQGIPHLSEEEEEEERTGEEGTGERAGEEEEGTGEEEEGTGEEGTGEEEEPGEEDAGEEDAGEEEVPGDDDDDDEDPGEEDPGDDDDDDEDPGEEEQQQEPGEPSTSHLLPPAPRRPRLYLRPRPPPEEPGPSHLHLWDCPEPESSSPEPGEAGASPAFVQLIDERGVYSTAKLVLGAAGAPGEPSPGTPEEAPAHLEIRQVIVAEKPFQCPVCHKGFKRAWELLSHEVVHTEARPYTCHLCQATFKRHSDFKSHALVHTEERPHRCELCGKRFKRSSNLQEHRRIHSGERPFACPRCAKGFKTPYERQRHALTHLAADKPFRCGECGKDFPAANALLLHRRQRCQDKPHACGVCGKRFTYGHSLKVHERVHTGDRPFRCALCGKAFKQSNALASHERVHTGERPFACRTCGKAFKQSSYLAIHQRAHTGERPYGCEACGKAFARPSLLLQHRRVHSQARPHQCSHCHKFFKDLAYLAVHEKVHTGETPYKCGVCAKGFAHPSNLLQHQRVHRDT; translated from the exons atggaggagctgcaggacccCCCCTTTTCCCAGGGGATCCCTCACCTGtccgaggaggaggaggaggaggagaggacagGTGAGGAAGGAACAGGTGAACgagcaggtgaggaggaggaagggacaggtgaggaggaggaagggacaggTGAGGAAGGAACAGGTGAGGAAGAAGAGCCAG GTGAGGAAGATGCAGGTGAGGAAGAcgcaggtgaggaggaagttccaggtgatgatgatgatgatgatgaagacCCAGGTGAGGAGGATCcaggtgatgatgatgatgacgatgaAGACCCAggtgaggaagagcagcagcaggaaccgGGTGAACCCTCCACCTCCCACCTGCTCCCGCCTGcgccgcgccggccccgcctTTACCTGCGGCCACGCCCACCCCCGGAAGAGCCGGGCCCCTCCCACCTGCACCTGTGGGACTGCCCGGAGCCGGAGAGCAGCTCACCTGAGCCAGGTGAGGCCGGCGCCTCTCCGGCCTTCGTGCAGCTCATCGACGAGCGCGGCGTTTACTCCACGGCCAAGCTGGTGCtgggcgcggcgggcgcgccGGGCGAGCCGAGCCCGGGCACACCTGAGGAGGCGCCGGCGCACCTGGAGATCCGGCAGGTGATCGTGGCCGAGAAGCCCTTCCAGTGCCCCGTGTGCCACAAGGGCTTCAAGCGcgcctgggagctgctgagccacGAGGTGGTGCACACGGAGGCGCGGCCCTACAcctgccacctgtgccaggccACCTTCAAGCGCCACTCGGACTTCAAGAGCCACGCCCTGGTGCACACGGAGGAGCGGCCGCACAGGTGCGAGCTGTGCGGGAAGCGCTTCAAGCGCTCCTCCAACCTGCAGGagcaccggcgcatccacaGCGGCGAGCGCCCCTTCGCCTGCCCCCGGTGCGCCAAGGGCTTCAAGACGCCCTACGAGCGGCAGCGCCACGCCCTGACCCACCTGGCGGCCGACAAGCCCTTCCGCTGCGGCGAGTGCGGCAAGGATTTCCCGGCGGCCAACGCGCTGCTGCTGCAccggcggcagcgctgccaggaCAAGCCGCACGCCTGCGGCGTCTGCGGGAAGCGCTTCACCTACGGCCACTCGCTCAAGGTGCACGAGCGCGTGCACACGGGCGACCGGCCCTTCCGCTGCGCGCTCTGCGGCAAGGCCTTCAAGCAGAGCAACGCGCTGGCCTCGCACGAGCGCGTGCACACGGGCGAGCGCCCCTTCGCCTGCCGCACCTGCGGCAAGGCCTTCAAGCAGTCGTCCTACCTGGCCATCCACCAGCGGGCGCACACGGGCGAGCGGCCCTACGGGTGCGAGGCGTGCGGCAAGGCCTTCGCCCGGCCctcgctgctgctgcagcaccgGCGCGTGCACAGCCAGGCGCGGCCGCACCAGTGCAGCCACTGCCACAAGTTCTTCAAGGACCTGGCGTACCTGGCCGTGCACGAGAAGGTGCACACGGGCGAGACGCCCTACAAGTGCGGGGTGTGCGCCAAGGGCTTCGCGCACCCCTCcaacctgctgcagcaccagcgcGTGCACCGCGACACCTGA
- the LOC130262742 gene encoding zinc finger protein 497-like isoform X1, whose product MEELQDPPFSQGIPHLSEEEEEEERTGEEGTGERAGEEEEGTGEEEEGTGEEGTGEEEEPGEDEDAGEEVPGHDEDTGEEDAGEEDAGEEDAGEEEVPGDDDDDDEDPGEEDPGDDDDDDEDPGEEEQQQEPGEPSTSHLLPPAPRRPRLYLRPRPPPEEPGPSHLHLWDCPEPESSSPEPGEAGASPAFVQLIDERGVYSTAKLVLGAAGAPGEPSPGTPEEAPAHLEIRQVIVAEKPFQCPVCHKGFKRAWELLSHEVVHTEARPYTCHLCQATFKRHSDFKSHALVHTEERPHRCELCGKRFKRSSNLQEHRRIHSGERPFACPRCAKGFKTPYERQRHALTHLAADKPFRCGECGKDFPAANALLLHRRQRCQDKPHACGVCGKRFTYGHSLKVHERVHTGDRPFRCALCGKAFKQSNALASHERVHTGERPFACRTCGKAFKQSSYLAIHQRAHTGERPYGCEACGKAFARPSLLLQHRRVHSQARPHQCSHCHKFFKDLAYLAVHEKVHTGETPYKCGVCAKGFAHPSNLLQHQRVHRDT is encoded by the coding sequence atggaggagctgcaggacccCCCCTTTTCCCAGGGGATCCCTCACCTGtccgaggaggaggaggaggaggagaggacagGTGAGGAAGGAACAGGTGAACgagcaggtgaggaggaggaagggacaggtgaggaggaggaagggacaggTGAGGAAGGAACAGGTGAGGAAGAAGAGCCAGGTGAGGATGAAGATGCAGGTGAGGAAGTTCCAGGTCATGATGAAGACACAGGTGAGGAAGATGCAGGTGAGGAAGATGCAGGTGAGGAAGAcgcaggtgaggaggaagttccaggtgatgatgatgatgatgatgaagacCCAGGTGAGGAGGATCcaggtgatgatgatgatgacgatgaAGACCCAggtgaggaagagcagcagcaggaaccgGGTGAACCCTCCACCTCCCACCTGCTCCCGCCTGcgccgcgccggccccgcctTTACCTGCGGCCACGCCCACCCCCGGAAGAGCCGGGCCCCTCCCACCTGCACCTGTGGGACTGCCCGGAGCCGGAGAGCAGCTCACCTGAGCCAGGTGAGGCCGGCGCCTCTCCGGCCTTCGTGCAGCTCATCGACGAGCGCGGCGTTTACTCCACGGCCAAGCTGGTGCtgggcgcggcgggcgcgccGGGCGAGCCGAGCCCGGGCACACCTGAGGAGGCGCCGGCGCACCTGGAGATCCGGCAGGTGATCGTGGCCGAGAAGCCCTTCCAGTGCCCCGTGTGCCACAAGGGCTTCAAGCGcgcctgggagctgctgagccacGAGGTGGTGCACACGGAGGCGCGGCCCTACAcctgccacctgtgccaggccACCTTCAAGCGCCACTCGGACTTCAAGAGCCACGCCCTGGTGCACACGGAGGAGCGGCCGCACAGGTGCGAGCTGTGCGGGAAGCGCTTCAAGCGCTCCTCCAACCTGCAGGagcaccggcgcatccacaGCGGCGAGCGCCCCTTCGCCTGCCCCCGGTGCGCCAAGGGCTTCAAGACGCCCTACGAGCGGCAGCGCCACGCCCTGACCCACCTGGCGGCCGACAAGCCCTTCCGCTGCGGCGAGTGCGGCAAGGATTTCCCGGCGGCCAACGCGCTGCTGCTGCAccggcggcagcgctgccaggaCAAGCCGCACGCCTGCGGCGTCTGCGGGAAGCGCTTCACCTACGGCCACTCGCTCAAGGTGCACGAGCGCGTGCACACGGGCGACCGGCCCTTCCGCTGCGCGCTCTGCGGCAAGGCCTTCAAGCAGAGCAACGCGCTGGCCTCGCACGAGCGCGTGCACACGGGCGAGCGCCCCTTCGCCTGCCGCACCTGCGGCAAGGCCTTCAAGCAGTCGTCCTACCTGGCCATCCACCAGCGGGCGCACACGGGCGAGCGGCCCTACGGGTGCGAGGCGTGCGGCAAGGCCTTCGCCCGGCCctcgctgctgctgcagcaccgGCGCGTGCACAGCCAGGCGCGGCCGCACCAGTGCAGCCACTGCCACAAGTTCTTCAAGGACCTGGCGTACCTGGCCGTGCACGAGAAGGTGCACACGGGCGAGACGCCCTACAAGTGCGGGGTGTGCGCCAAGGGCTTCGCGCACCCCTCcaacctgctgcagcaccagcgcGTGCACCGCGACACCTGA